Proteins found in one Takifugu flavidus isolate HTHZ2018 chromosome 7, ASM371156v2, whole genome shotgun sequence genomic segment:
- the ccdc50a gene encoding coiled-coil domain-containing protein 50 isoform X3: MCRDFAVLEDHSLAYTLQEQEIESHLASNVNKSKLVQKDLQVAKKLQEEEDHWAKVQSQKQHTDLERQDNEIAKEIQEQLVRQAEQQRQQEEKDAAIARKLQEKEMKEERKRQKQLESNFEEEYFEDHGAARGPLDLDKHIRHRSTSPGQQDAPSSSLYDYPQDNHSKEPKRSRHPRQEPAPPHSRSRNHEHHLLDEGGWSSHGDPYSEQLLTSRGKRGDRYQNYEPAESGRSRSHWDEDAEKVVRRKEKPVRPPPPQSPRERDKGWDREYKQERGRDLEWERYLAKEQRRDREQNHRQAREPGRDGERPRERRHSGDRQRQKDRERDRARTRSRERELEDYRHSSSSSREARASWEEEGDDGERERSTRGRQRVHPSPEEVFEEEREATREVRDTQQGEGSSRKRSHTHPDNDAGRIVHRGSGAVVSKSEFGLDETTRGMKKLDLTDQELKDLEVARKIQEEEIKASKLHERAAQVAQDEEIARLIMEQEKKEYKKVREREKERERDRERAAMEKIAMERRRHEGDYRPHSEDVVRPRTRDEFEHQKNHNKPARPAQPRVHDYENVNPYGHLDHPPRAPTRPEAANKGAYYKR, translated from the exons tgtgTCGAGACTTTGCTGTGCTGGAGGACCACTCTCTGGCTTACACCCTTCAGGAACAAGAGA TTGAGAGCCACTTGGCGTCCAACGTCAATAAGAGCAAACTGGTGCAGAAGGACCTGCAGGTGGCCAAGaaactgcaggaggaggaggatcacTGGGCCAAAGTGCAGAGCCAGAAACAGCACACTGACCT TGAGCGCCAAGATAATGAGATTGCAAAGGAAATACAGGAGCAACTGGTCCGACAGGCCGAGCAACAGcgacagcaggaagagaaagatgCT GCCATCGCTCgtaagctgcaggagaaggagatgaaggaggaacGGAAGAGACAGAAGCAGCTGGAATCAAACTTTGAAGAGGAGTACTTTGAGGATCATGGAG CTGCAAGAGGACCCCTGGACTTGGACAAACACATCCGTCACAGGTCGACCTCCCCAGGTCAACAGGATGCTCCAAGCAGCTCGCTCTATGATTACCCTCAGGACAATCACTCAAAAGAGCCCAAACGGAGCAGGCACCCCAGACAAGAACCTGCACCCCCCCACAGTCGCTCCAGAAATCATGAGCACCATCTGCTGGACGAAGGAGGGTGGAGCAGTCATGGAGATCCATACTCGGAGCAGTTGCTAACCTCTAGAGGCAAGCGTGGGGACAGGTACCAAAATTATGAGCCCGCAGAAAGTGGCAGATCCAGAAGCCACTGGGATGAGGATGCAGAGAAGGTcgtgaggaggaaagagaagccAGTCAGACCACCTCCACCGCAGAGCCCCCGAGAGAGAGACAAGGGCTGGGACAGGGAGTATAAGCAAGAGAGGGGGCGAGACCTGGAGTGGGAGCGATACCTGGCAAAAGAACAGCGGCGGGACAGGGAGCAGAATCACAGGCAGGCAAGAGAGCCTGGAAGGGATGGGGAAAGACCCCGAGAGAGAAGACACAGcggggacagacagagacagaaagacagagagagggaccgAGCAAGAACCAGGAGCAGGGAGAGAGAACTTGAGGACTACAGGCACAGCAGTAGCTCATCGAGGGAGGCCAGGGCATCatgggaagaggaaggagacgatggcgagagggagagaagcacCCGGGGCCGGCAAAGAGTCCACCCCAGCCCTGAAGAGGTGtttgaagaagagagagaggccaCCAGAGAGGTGCGGGACACTCAACAGGgggagggcagcagcaggaaacgcagtcacacacaccccgaCAATGATGCAG GTCGCATAGTTCACCGGGGAAGTGGAGCGGTGGTGTCAAAGTCGGAGTTTGGGCTGGATGAGACCACCAGGGGGATGAAAAAGCTAGATCTGACCGACCAGGAGCTCAAGGACTTGGAGGTGGCCAGAAAAATACAGGAGGAGGAAATCAAA GCCAGCAAGTTGCACGAGCGCGCAGCCCAAGTGGCCCAGGATGAG GAAATCGCCCGGCTGATAATGGAACAGGAGAAAAAGGAGTACAAAAAGGTCAGAGAACGGGAGAAGGAGCGGGAGCGGGACAGAGAGAGGGCCGCCATGGAGAAGATAGCGATGGAGAGGAGGCGGCACGAGGGAGACTACAGG CCCCATTCGGAGGACGTGGTCCGGCCCAGAACTCGAGATGAGTTTGAACACCAGAAGAACCACAATAAGCCTGCCAG
- the ccdc50a gene encoding coiled-coil domain-containing protein 50 isoform X1 gives MAECNVSIDKKNLPGVKEVCRDFAVLEDHSLAYTLQEQEIESHLASNVNKSKLVQKDLQVAKKLQEEEDHWAKVQSQKQHTDLERQDNEIAKEIQEQLVRQAEQQRQQEEKDAAIARKLQEKEMKEERKRQKQLESNFEEEYFEDHGAARGPLDLDKHIRHRSTSPGQQDAPSSSLYDYPQDNHSKEPKRSRHPRQEPAPPHSRSRNHEHHLLDEGGWSSHGDPYSEQLLTSRGKRGDRYQNYEPAESGRSRSHWDEDAEKVVRRKEKPVRPPPPQSPRERDKGWDREYKQERGRDLEWERYLAKEQRRDREQNHRQAREPGRDGERPRERRHSGDRQRQKDRERDRARTRSRERELEDYRHSSSSSREARASWEEEGDDGERERSTRGRQRVHPSPEEVFEEEREATREVRDTQQGEGSSRKRSHTHPDNDAGRIVHRGSGAVVSKSEFGLDETTRGMKKLDLTDQELKDLEVARKIQEEEIKASKLHERAAQVAQDEEIARLIMEQEKKEYKKVREREKERERDRERAAMEKIAMERRRHEGDYRPHSEDVVRPRTRDEFEHQKNHNKPARPAQPRVHDYENVNPYGHLDHPPRAPTRPEAANKGAYYKR, from the exons tgtgTCGAGACTTTGCTGTGCTGGAGGACCACTCTCTGGCTTACACCCTTCAGGAACAAGAGA TTGAGAGCCACTTGGCGTCCAACGTCAATAAGAGCAAACTGGTGCAGAAGGACCTGCAGGTGGCCAAGaaactgcaggaggaggaggatcacTGGGCCAAAGTGCAGAGCCAGAAACAGCACACTGACCT TGAGCGCCAAGATAATGAGATTGCAAAGGAAATACAGGAGCAACTGGTCCGACAGGCCGAGCAACAGcgacagcaggaagagaaagatgCT GCCATCGCTCgtaagctgcaggagaaggagatgaaggaggaacGGAAGAGACAGAAGCAGCTGGAATCAAACTTTGAAGAGGAGTACTTTGAGGATCATGGAG CTGCAAGAGGACCCCTGGACTTGGACAAACACATCCGTCACAGGTCGACCTCCCCAGGTCAACAGGATGCTCCAAGCAGCTCGCTCTATGATTACCCTCAGGACAATCACTCAAAAGAGCCCAAACGGAGCAGGCACCCCAGACAAGAACCTGCACCCCCCCACAGTCGCTCCAGAAATCATGAGCACCATCTGCTGGACGAAGGAGGGTGGAGCAGTCATGGAGATCCATACTCGGAGCAGTTGCTAACCTCTAGAGGCAAGCGTGGGGACAGGTACCAAAATTATGAGCCCGCAGAAAGTGGCAGATCCAGAAGCCACTGGGATGAGGATGCAGAGAAGGTcgtgaggaggaaagagaagccAGTCAGACCACCTCCACCGCAGAGCCCCCGAGAGAGAGACAAGGGCTGGGACAGGGAGTATAAGCAAGAGAGGGGGCGAGACCTGGAGTGGGAGCGATACCTGGCAAAAGAACAGCGGCGGGACAGGGAGCAGAATCACAGGCAGGCAAGAGAGCCTGGAAGGGATGGGGAAAGACCCCGAGAGAGAAGACACAGcggggacagacagagacagaaagacagagagagggaccgAGCAAGAACCAGGAGCAGGGAGAGAGAACTTGAGGACTACAGGCACAGCAGTAGCTCATCGAGGGAGGCCAGGGCATCatgggaagaggaaggagacgatggcgagagggagagaagcacCCGGGGCCGGCAAAGAGTCCACCCCAGCCCTGAAGAGGTGtttgaagaagagagagaggccaCCAGAGAGGTGCGGGACACTCAACAGGgggagggcagcagcaggaaacgcagtcacacacaccccgaCAATGATGCAG GTCGCATAGTTCACCGGGGAAGTGGAGCGGTGGTGTCAAAGTCGGAGTTTGGGCTGGATGAGACCACCAGGGGGATGAAAAAGCTAGATCTGACCGACCAGGAGCTCAAGGACTTGGAGGTGGCCAGAAAAATACAGGAGGAGGAAATCAAA GCCAGCAAGTTGCACGAGCGCGCAGCCCAAGTGGCCCAGGATGAG GAAATCGCCCGGCTGATAATGGAACAGGAGAAAAAGGAGTACAAAAAGGTCAGAGAACGGGAGAAGGAGCGGGAGCGGGACAGAGAGAGGGCCGCCATGGAGAAGATAGCGATGGAGAGGAGGCGGCACGAGGGAGACTACAGG CCCCATTCGGAGGACGTGGTCCGGCCCAGAACTCGAGATGAGTTTGAACACCAGAAGAACCACAATAAGCCTGCCAG